The Desulfovibrio sp. Huiquan2017 genome includes a region encoding these proteins:
- a CDS encoding AAA family ATPase gives MPSSRNLIFVNGPMGVGKSATCQRLLDILQPAAYLDGDWCWMMKPWSATPRNIAMVRANIIFVLRQYLANPEIGNIILGWVMHQSDIITGLLDALPLADVQVHVFSLVCTPEALKRRIMMDVANGTRSEDVIPRSLERLPLYASMPWPKIDVSEINAEEAACRIANRIRTVGTAVPPKTEVR, from the coding sequence ATGCCTTCTTCAAGAAATTTGATCTTTGTAAACGGCCCCATGGGGGTTGGCAAATCCGCAACTTGCCAACGGCTTTTGGACATTCTTCAACCGGCGGCATACCTGGACGGGGACTGGTGCTGGATGATGAAACCGTGGTCGGCCACCCCGCGAAACATCGCAATGGTGCGGGCAAACATCATCTTCGTCTTGCGCCAGTATCTCGCAAACCCGGAGATCGGAAACATTATTCTGGGGTGGGTGATGCACCAATCCGATATAATCACCGGACTGCTCGATGCCTTGCCGTTAGCTGACGTTCAAGTGCATGTATTCTCGCTGGTTTGCACGCCCGAAGCACTCAAGCGGCGCATTATGATGGATGTTGCCAACGGGACGAGAAGTGAAGATGTCATCCCTCGCAGCCTGGAGCGCCTCCCATTGTATGCCTCCATGCCGTGGCCGAAAATCGATGTCTCGGAGATCAATGCGGAAGAGGCTGCCTGCCGCATCGCAAATCGAATACGCACCGTCGGCACCGCCGTCCCCCCGAAGACGGAGGTCCGCTAG
- a CDS encoding DUF429 domain-containing protein produces the protein MKFVGVDGCKAGWCAAWVEDDRWGVGVYPLFADLWAEHRDARSVLVDIPIGLADDANRTAEKLLRERLGPRRNSVFNTPAREALHARSKAAAKAINRKASGKSLSEQSLGIMKKIAEVDSFLTAHPEAVEKMFESHPELCFAMAAGHPLAYPKRDVPGVVERYEILQRFVPDVRGLLDRVREYHSASKVAGDDVFDALMLAVSGRQGAGRLHSLPEPVERDANGLPMAVWYAEFDKQ, from the coding sequence ATGAAATTCGTGGGCGTGGACGGATGCAAGGCCGGATGGTGCGCGGCCTGGGTGGAGGACGACCGGTGGGGCGTGGGTGTCTATCCCCTGTTCGCCGACCTGTGGGCCGAACACCGGGACGCGCGAAGCGTGCTCGTGGACATCCCCATAGGTCTGGCTGACGACGCGAACCGCACGGCGGAAAAACTGCTCCGGGAACGGCTCGGTCCGAGAAGGAACAGTGTGTTCAATACGCCCGCCCGCGAGGCGCTCCATGCCAGGTCCAAAGCAGCGGCAAAGGCCATCAATCGGAAAGCATCCGGTAAGTCTCTATCCGAGCAATCTTTAGGTATTATGAAAAAGATTGCCGAAGTCGATTCATTTTTGACCGCCCATCCAGAGGCTGTGGAAAAGATGTTCGAATCACACCCGGAGCTGTGCTTCGCCATGGCGGCCGGACACCCCCTGGCCTACCCCAAGCGGGACGTGCCGGGCGTGGTGGAGCGGTATGAAATCCTGCAGCGGTTCGTGCCGGACGTGCGCGGGCTGCTGGATCGAGTGCGGGAGTACCATTCCGCCTCGAAGGTGGCCGGGGACGACGTATTCGACGCCCTGATGCTGGCCGTGAGCGGACGGCAGGGCGCGGGACGGCTGCACTCCCTGCCCGAGCCGGTGGAGCGGGACGCCAACGGTCTGCCCATGGCCGTTTGGTATGCTGAATTCGACAAACAATGA
- a CDS encoding ChaN family lipoprotein: MIENGVRSAWTRALWLCLPGLLLTLGACARNAPGMRADAVGTPSLSVTFLPQKGDFISAYGAPLSLNDVKGLAQGYDYILIGEGHRNPVDHEVQQQLLDTLSNNGDGLSLGLEMVGVDRQQELDDFCKGQVSLEALPGELDWAKNWGYDFGLFRGLFAIAERNGVPVAGLNVPSGVVRTITKEGLDGLSDADRAWLPKEIVPPATDQRAFLDSVMAMHKGKDPKDTKERERFYLVQSIWDSKMAEEAVRLRKQYDWPVLVVAGAGHVEYGWGIAKRIRWFDPAARILTIMPWRGGEFDSEAGDLFFYAPDTYRSRMGMILSAQADGILVESVSRGSRADRAGLRPGDLLLEACAIPLHGLFSLHMAGTKAHDADEPLVFTVRRDGAIFSVDMGRLGTKRSKAKAAPKDDPASQGAP, translated from the coding sequence ATGATCGAGAACGGAGTACGAAGCGCGTGGACCCGGGCCCTGTGGCTGTGCCTGCCCGGCCTGCTTCTGACCTTGGGGGCTTGCGCCAGGAATGCGCCCGGCATGCGGGCCGACGCGGTCGGAACCCCCTCCCTGTCCGTGACCTTTTTGCCGCAAAAGGGCGACTTCATCTCCGCCTACGGCGCGCCGCTCTCCCTGAACGACGTGAAGGGCCTGGCGCAGGGCTACGACTACATTCTCATCGGCGAAGGGCACCGCAATCCGGTGGATCACGAGGTGCAACAGCAACTGCTCGATACCTTATCGAATAATGGTGACGGCCTGTCCCTGGGGCTGGAAATGGTCGGCGTGGACCGGCAGCAGGAGCTGGATGATTTTTGCAAGGGCCAGGTGTCCCTGGAGGCATTGCCCGGAGAGTTGGATTGGGCCAAGAACTGGGGATACGACTTCGGCCTGTTCCGCGGTCTCTTCGCCATTGCCGAGCGCAACGGCGTGCCCGTGGCCGGACTGAACGTGCCGTCCGGGGTGGTCCGCACGATTACCAAGGAAGGGTTGGACGGATTGAGCGACGCGGACCGGGCGTGGTTGCCGAAAGAGATCGTCCCCCCGGCCACGGACCAACGCGCCTTCCTCGACTCGGTCATGGCCATGCACAAGGGCAAAGATCCCAAGGACACAAAGGAGCGCGAACGGTTCTACCTGGTCCAGTCCATCTGGGACTCCAAGATGGCCGAGGAGGCCGTCAGGCTGCGCAAGCAGTATGACTGGCCCGTACTGGTGGTGGCCGGGGCCGGACACGTGGAGTACGGTTGGGGCATCGCCAAGCGCATCCGCTGGTTCGACCCGGCGGCGCGCATCCTGACCATCATGCCGTGGCGCGGCGGGGAGTTCGACTCCGAGGCAGGGGACCTGTTCTTCTATGCGCCGGATACCTACCGTTCGCGCATGGGCATGATCCTGTCCGCCCAGGCCGACGGCATTCTGGTGGAATCCGTGTCGCGAGGTTCGCGCGCGGACCGGGCCGGTCTGCGGCCGGGCGATCTGCTCCTCGAAGCCTGCGCCATCCCGCTGCACGGACTATTCAGCCTGCACATGGCCGGGACCAAAGCGCACGACGCGGACGAGCCGCTGGTCTTCACGGTCCGGCGCGACGGCGCAATCTTCAGCGTGGACATGGGCAGGCTCGGCACGAAGCGGAGCAAGGCCAAGGCCGCGCCCAAGGACGATCCTGCGTCCCAAGGTGCCCCCTAG
- the phnD gene encoding phosphonate ABC transporter substrate-binding protein, with protein MFSKLSKVLMMAALVLTVALPGLANAGPANWPSTLKLGFIPTEGAADSAKRAKPIAAELEKDLGVKIEIFTASDYNGILTAMANKHIDLAYYGPKSYVEAAEKANAEAILMELNKDGQPGYTGIIITKKGSGITDMDKAKGKTFAFTDPNSTSGYLVPNVIFARDMKINPEKYFKEVRFSGSHGASILAVKNGSIEVAATNNIDLDRMIEKGAASLTDFNIIKRSDMIPGAPIAVRKDLPESLKCAIAGSLLKINDDPEALQILQNGGYRHTSDKDYDMVRYLKRLKAELAKKK; from the coding sequence ATGTTCTCGAAACTGTCCAAAGTGCTCATGATGGCGGCCCTAGTGCTGACCGTGGCCCTGCCCGGCCTGGCCAACGCCGGCCCCGCAAACTGGCCCTCCACCCTGAAGCTCGGCTTCATCCCCACCGAAGGCGCGGCCGACTCCGCCAAGCGCGCCAAGCCCATCGCGGCCGAGCTGGAAAAAGACCTCGGCGTCAAGATCGAGATCTTCACCGCCTCCGACTACAACGGCATCCTCACCGCCATGGCCAACAAGCACATCGACCTAGCCTACTACGGCCCCAAGAGCTACGTTGAAGCCGCCGAGAAGGCCAACGCCGAAGCCATCCTCATGGAGCTGAACAAGGACGGCCAGCCCGGCTACACCGGCATCATCATCACCAAGAAGGGCTCCGGCATCACCGACATGGACAAGGCCAAGGGCAAGACCTTCGCCTTCACCGATCCCAACTCCACCTCCGGCTACCTGGTGCCCAACGTCATCTTCGCCCGCGACATGAAGATCAACCCCGAGAAGTACTTCAAGGAAGTGCGCTTCTCCGGCTCCCACGGCGCGTCCATCCTGGCCGTCAAGAACGGCTCCATCGAAGTGGCCGCCACCAACAACATCGACCTGGACCGCATGATCGAAAAGGGCGCCGCCTCCCTGACCGACTTCAACATCATCAAGCGCTCCGACATGATCCCCGGCGCGCCCATCGCCGTGCGCAAGGACCTGCCCGAGAGCCTCAAGTGCGCCATCGCCGGCTCCCTGCTCAAGATCAACGATGATCCAGAGGCCCTGCAAATCCTCCAGAACGGCGGCTACCGCCACACCTCGGACAAGGACTACGACATGGTCCGCTACCTCAAGCGTCTCAAAGCCGAACTGGCCAAAAAGAAGTAA
- a CDS encoding PAS domain-containing methyl-accepting chemotaxis protein: MTKRKFVLISVILSIIFCASVAEAQYLLASGSIEIFTSLAIILASFLLVAGYMTYYFLETHNWFSQILDLMEQPLSITDPNMNWTFINKPVEGMLNVKRANMLGKHCSTWGAKICNTEDCGVHCLRKNKGETFFDQFGMNFRVNTNYLYSLRGKEMGHVEVVTDITDKVQFRELKTKMSTDVNRLLRELNEGSTSLAASTEEVSSSVEEIFASIETSFQNSQQTKTKTNGVADQADETRANLENSISAVQDIVNKVGLIQEIARQTNLLALNAAIEAARAGESGKGFAVVAGEVRSLAEKSQIAANEIEELTKSTKSVSEEAGNKLRELVPNIQETVELVSEINASILEQKTGIEQINQAIQTVSVVAQESNAIAENLSRAFRELENFGQTKEDTNNPEIVMAEPSALPETSDFDRY; encoded by the coding sequence ATGACTAAAAGGAAATTCGTTCTCATTTCAGTCATATTGTCTATCATCTTCTGTGCTTCCGTTGCGGAAGCGCAGTACCTCCTTGCAAGCGGATCAATTGAAATATTCACTTCACTAGCCATAATATTGGCGTCATTCCTGCTGGTTGCTGGCTACATGACCTACTATTTTCTCGAAACTCACAACTGGTTCAGCCAAATCCTTGATTTGATGGAGCAACCGCTTTCCATTACCGACCCCAATATGAACTGGACGTTCATCAACAAGCCCGTTGAAGGCATGCTCAACGTTAAAAGAGCTAACATGTTAGGGAAGCACTGTTCGACTTGGGGTGCTAAGATTTGCAATACTGAAGATTGCGGCGTGCATTGCCTGCGAAAAAACAAGGGTGAAACGTTCTTTGACCAATTTGGAATGAATTTCCGCGTCAACACTAATTATTTATACAGCCTACGCGGCAAGGAGATGGGGCACGTCGAAGTCGTTACCGACATCACAGATAAGGTGCAGTTTCGCGAACTGAAGACCAAAATGAGCACCGATGTGAACAGATTGCTCCGCGAGTTGAATGAAGGATCGACCAGCTTGGCTGCTTCCACAGAGGAAGTGAGCTCATCGGTCGAAGAAATCTTCGCCTCAATTGAAACAAGCTTTCAAAATTCCCAACAGACTAAAACGAAAACAAATGGAGTAGCTGACCAAGCTGATGAAACGCGAGCAAACCTTGAAAACTCCATCAGTGCTGTTCAGGACATTGTTAATAAAGTTGGACTGATACAGGAAATAGCCCGTCAAACCAATTTATTGGCTTTGAACGCGGCAATCGAAGCCGCCAGAGCGGGGGAAAGCGGAAAAGGCTTTGCCGTCGTAGCGGGAGAAGTAAGATCCCTTGCTGAGAAAAGCCAAATTGCTGCCAATGAAATAGAAGAACTCACCAAGTCAACCAAAAGCGTATCCGAAGAAGCGGGTAATAAGTTGAGAGAACTTGTCCCCAACATCCAGGAGACCGTAGAGCTCGTTAGCGAGATCAACGCATCAATTCTGGAACAAAAGACCGGAATTGAGCAGATTAATCAAGCTATTCAGACGGTCAGCGTGGTCGCCCAAGAGTCAAACGCCATTGCTGAAAACTTATCGAGAGCATTTAGAGAACTCGAAAATTTTGGGCAAACCAAAGAAGACACGAACAACCCTGAGATTGTCATGGCTGAACCATCCGCTTTACCGGAGACCAGTGATTTTGACCGGTATTAA
- a CDS encoding efflux RND transporter periplasmic adaptor subunit: MKWICATFTALLLALALTACGDDRLGHADEGGTMVPGSALAETARAEVPTPVPDKPAHGETFTARSADRRSSLTGFTRARSAMSLVAEESGRVVKVQADVGDALGRTGLFAELDTTFIRLDLAANRADQERLKSDLDYNRKEMDRYKALVKTDTAPQSTLDANVRAHQAALQQLRAKQVEEQVLLERLKRFSLVGPPGWKVIARDIEPGEWVTKGETVAELGRYDILLVPFALTSEEYRALKALGNTVVLRLTDLGGTVAARVARVSPGFDPATRKINVDLEIVEGDFEFRGGVRTELGLVLPDPGGAVVVPESALVKAYEEYFLVPPGGDRVRVVLLGSAGDGLRRVSGPDVHPGDVFLLHP, encoded by the coding sequence ATGAAATGGATTTGCGCGACATTCACGGCCCTGCTGCTGGCCCTGGCCTTGACGGCCTGCGGCGATGATCGGCTCGGTCATGCGGACGAAGGCGGGACGATGGTGCCGGGCAGCGCCCTGGCCGAGACCGCCCGGGCCGAGGTGCCAACCCCGGTCCCGGACAAGCCCGCGCACGGCGAGACATTCACCGCCCGGTCCGCGGACCGGCGGTCCTCCCTGACCGGATTCACCCGCGCCCGCAGCGCCATGAGCCTGGTGGCCGAGGAGTCCGGCCGGGTGGTCAAGGTTCAGGCCGACGTGGGCGATGCGCTCGGCCGGACCGGCCTGTTCGCGGAGCTGGATACGACCTTCATCAGGCTGGACCTGGCCGCCAATCGCGCGGACCAGGAACGGCTCAAGAGCGACCTGGACTATAACCGCAAGGAGATGGACCGCTACAAGGCGTTGGTCAAGACCGACACCGCGCCCCAGTCCACCCTGGACGCCAACGTCCGCGCCCATCAGGCCGCCCTGCAGCAACTGCGCGCCAAGCAGGTGGAGGAGCAAGTCCTGCTCGAACGGCTCAAGCGCTTTTCTCTGGTGGGCCCTCCCGGCTGGAAGGTCATCGCCCGGGACATCGAGCCCGGCGAATGGGTGACCAAGGGCGAGACCGTGGCCGAACTCGGGCGTTACGACATCCTGCTCGTGCCCTTCGCCTTGACCAGCGAGGAATACCGCGCCCTCAAGGCCTTGGGGAACACGGTCGTCCTGCGCCTGACCGATCTGGGCGGCACGGTGGCGGCCCGCGTGGCCCGCGTTTCACCGGGTTTCGATCCGGCCACGCGCAAGATCAACGTGGACCTGGAGATCGTCGAGGGTGATTTCGAGTTCCGGGGCGGCGTCCGCACCGAACTGGGCCTGGTCCTGCCCGATCCCGGCGGGGCCGTGGTCGTGCCCGAGTCCGCCCTGGTCAAGGCCTATGAGGAATACTTCCTGGTGCCCCCCGGGGGCGATCGGGTGCGGGTGGTCCTGCTCGGCTCGGCGGGCGACGGGCTGCGCCGCGTGTCCGGGCCGGACGTGCATCCCGGCGACGTCTTCCTGCTCCACCCCTAA
- a CDS encoding efflux RND transporter permease subunit, with amino-acid sequence MHEKDTPARALIRFTLGQKVFVNLMFVLLMVVGVFCVLDLPVERYPDVRMGKVVISAFLPGASPDEVETLVTRKIEDALEDLENVEFIRSRSFRQRCSIMVKFLDDTNYDKLYDELRFKVLSIQNDLPDDMDPPNFTVIRVSEWLPVLSVNLLGERSNRALSLMADELKLPLQAIPGVKEVQISGEYTREFHVALDPVKMMRLGVTFDQVGQALQGANVSVPAGDFISESGEYVIVADQRFRSRDEVARTIVRRDLDGSFVTVGDVLSSAGMDYRDPFVVSSVNGRDAVSVKVLKSPEGNSLDIGAAVEKVLAEYKPVLDKEGVRAVVTQDQRVPIRENINTLGSNLLVGIALVCGCIWLVMGFRNAMLTTVGVPFSFLVTMIIMWITGNSINEITLFSFVLVSGIIVDDAIVVVENIYRHAQDGKGLKEAVVEGASEVFLPVVAATSTTVAAFMPMLIMTGSTGEFFALVPKAVSFAIIASLVECLAILPLHFLDWPGADKLGEQAADQLQARDPKFMYWLKKVTDGLLQRTLRHRWKTLALVATAFLLSLFMLGVSVTGVMPLLRIKFFPDEYTLYYVSMEGPVGTDVYTASAKAKEVSRALMALGPGTTKSCSGLGGMDINEDYENIFGPNRAIVIVELPRQGEQAFVDNPDNDPQRLLDVVRGRLESLAVNGWRLRVWPEQGGPPAGKDVNIRVLGPDQDAVMALKNRIFDWIHNNKRLAPHLEDLATDTGTDNRVFRFMPVPSLVAEYGLTPAQVIALAGGILDGRFVGKFRTADEDVDLRMKIDKRFMARPEDALDIPILQNDTGPVRVGDLAEVRTYREPGQLNRFQGQRAVTLTANIREGAPVSAPSVVHDVRAYYRTIQDDYPGATLSFAGEYESTGRSFTSLMYAFCIALLVMYTILACQFQSYVQPAIILSAVAFALIGVVFGTFLTRSLFTVNSFIATVGVAGVVVNDSLVLLDFINRLYAKGYGRMEAIREAVRVRLRPILLTTLTTTLGLLPMALGIPYYSVVWGTMATTFVTGLCVATGMTLLVMPLLWDLVARRRERKDRKRAAKRRRRGAATESAPF; translated from the coding sequence ATGCACGAGAAGGATACGCCCGCCCGGGCCCTCATCCGGTTCACCCTGGGTCAGAAGGTCTTCGTCAACCTCATGTTCGTCCTGCTCATGGTGGTCGGCGTATTCTGCGTTCTGGACCTGCCCGTGGAACGCTATCCGGACGTGCGCATGGGCAAGGTGGTTATCTCGGCCTTCCTGCCCGGGGCCAGCCCGGACGAGGTGGAGACCCTGGTCACGCGCAAGATCGAGGACGCGTTGGAAGACCTGGAAAACGTGGAGTTCATCCGCTCCCGTTCCTTCCGGCAGCGCTGCTCCATCATGGTCAAGTTCCTGGACGACACCAACTACGACAAACTGTATGACGAACTGCGCTTCAAGGTGTTGTCCATACAAAACGACCTGCCCGACGACATGGACCCGCCGAATTTCACGGTTATCCGCGTGTCCGAGTGGCTGCCGGTCCTGTCCGTGAACCTCCTGGGAGAGCGCTCCAACCGGGCGCTCAGCCTTATGGCCGACGAGCTGAAGCTGCCGTTGCAAGCCATTCCGGGCGTCAAGGAGGTCCAGATCAGCGGCGAATACACCCGCGAATTCCACGTGGCCCTGGACCCGGTCAAGATGATGCGCCTGGGGGTGACCTTCGATCAGGTGGGACAGGCTCTCCAGGGTGCCAACGTATCGGTTCCGGCAGGCGATTTCATCAGTGAATCCGGGGAATATGTCATCGTGGCGGACCAGAGGTTCCGCTCCCGGGACGAGGTGGCCCGGACCATCGTCCGGCGCGACCTGGACGGCTCCTTCGTCACCGTGGGCGACGTGCTGAGTTCGGCGGGCATGGACTACCGCGACCCGTTCGTGGTTTCGTCCGTCAACGGCCGGGACGCGGTCTCGGTCAAGGTCCTCAAATCGCCCGAGGGCAACTCCCTGGACATCGGGGCGGCCGTGGAAAAAGTCTTGGCCGAGTACAAGCCCGTGCTCGACAAGGAGGGCGTCCGCGCGGTCGTCACCCAGGATCAGCGCGTCCCCATCCGCGAGAACATCAACACGCTCGGCTCCAACCTGCTGGTCGGCATCGCCCTGGTCTGCGGCTGCATCTGGCTGGTCATGGGTTTCCGCAACGCCATGCTGACCACCGTTGGCGTACCCTTCTCCTTTCTGGTGACCATGATCATCATGTGGATCACCGGCAATTCCATCAACGAGATCACCCTGTTTTCCTTTGTCCTGGTCAGCGGCATCATCGTGGACGACGCCATTGTGGTGGTCGAGAACATCTATCGCCACGCGCAGGACGGCAAGGGGCTCAAGGAGGCCGTGGTGGAGGGCGCGAGCGAGGTCTTCCTGCCCGTGGTGGCGGCCACCTCCACCACCGTGGCCGCGTTCATGCCCATGCTGATCATGACCGGGTCCACCGGCGAGTTCTTCGCCCTGGTCCCCAAGGCCGTGTCCTTCGCCATCATTGCCTCGCTGGTCGAATGCCTGGCCATCCTGCCCCTGCACTTCCTGGACTGGCCCGGTGCGGACAAGCTCGGGGAGCAGGCCGCCGACCAGCTTCAGGCCCGCGATCCGAAGTTCATGTACTGGTTGAAAAAGGTCACCGACGGGCTTTTGCAGCGGACGCTGCGGCACCGCTGGAAGACCCTGGCCCTGGTCGCCACCGCCTTTCTCCTGTCCCTGTTCATGCTTGGGGTCTCGGTCACCGGGGTCATGCCCCTGCTGCGCATCAAGTTCTTCCCGGACGAATACACCCTCTACTACGTATCCATGGAAGGTCCCGTGGGCACGGACGTCTACACCGCCTCCGCAAAGGCCAAGGAGGTGTCCCGGGCCCTCATGGCCCTGGGCCCCGGGACCACCAAGTCCTGCTCCGGCCTGGGCGGCATGGACATCAACGAGGACTACGAGAATATTTTCGGTCCCAACCGGGCCATCGTCATCGTGGAGTTGCCCCGCCAGGGCGAACAGGCCTTCGTGGACAACCCGGATAACGACCCGCAACGGTTGCTGGACGTGGTCCGCGGCAGGCTCGAATCCCTGGCCGTGAACGGGTGGCGGCTGCGCGTCTGGCCCGAACAGGGCGGCCCGCCTGCGGGCAAGGATGTCAACATCCGTGTGCTCGGGCCGGACCAGGATGCGGTCATGGCCCTCAAGAATCGGATTTTCGATTGGATCCACAACAACAAACGGCTGGCGCCGCACCTGGAGGACCTGGCCACGGACACGGGCACGGACAACCGGGTCTTCCGGTTCATGCCCGTCCCGAGCCTGGTGGCCGAGTACGGGTTGACCCCGGCCCAGGTGATCGCCCTGGCGGGCGGAATCCTGGACGGCCGGTTCGTGGGCAAGTTCAGGACCGCCGACGAGGATGTGGACCTGCGCATGAAGATCGACAAGCGGTTCATGGCCAGGCCCGAGGATGCACTGGATATCCCCATCCTGCAGAACGACACCGGCCCGGTGCGCGTGGGCGATCTGGCCGAGGTGCGCACCTACCGCGAGCCCGGTCAGCTCAACCGCTTCCAGGGCCAACGGGCCGTGACCCTGACCGCCAACATCCGCGAGGGCGCGCCGGTCAGCGCGCCCAGCGTGGTTCACGACGTGCGGGCCTACTACCGGACCATCCAGGACGACTATCCCGGTGCGACCCTGAGCTTCGCCGGGGAATACGAGTCCACGGGACGGTCCTTCACCTCGCTCATGTACGCCTTCTGCATCGCCCTGCTGGTCATGTACACCATCCTTGCCTGCCAGTTCCAATCCTATGTCCAGCCCGCCATCATCCTGTCCGCCGTGGCGTTCGCTCTGATCGGCGTGGTTTTCGGCACCTTCCTGACCCGCTCCCTGTTCACGGTGAACAGCTTCATCGCCACCGTGGGCGTGGCCGGGGTTGTGGTCAACGACTCCCTGGTGCTGCTCGACTTCATCAACCGCCTTTACGCCAAGGGCTACGGGCGCATGGAAGCCATCCGCGAGGCCGTGCGCGTGCGGCTGCGGCCCATCCTGCTGACCACCCTGACCACCACCCTGGGCCTGCTGCCCATGGCGCTCGGCATCCCCTACTACTCCGTGGTCTGGGGGACCATGGCCACGACCTTTGTCACCGGCCTGTGCGTGGCCACGGGCATGACGCTACTGGTCATGCCTTTGCTCTGGGACCTGGTCGCTCGGCGCAGGGAGCGAAAGGACCGCAAGCGCGCGGCAAAACGGCGGCGACGGGGTGCGGCAACGGAGTCTGCCCCATTCTAG
- a CDS encoding TetR/AcrR family transcriptional regulator: MSTRKRRERDREAMRRRILDAAKQLFLREGFDNVSMRRIASRIEYSPAALYRYFKNKREILSVLREEGFVRLVAQQEASRQACPDPLERLRTGMTKYIRFALAEPDRYQLMFSFDCGQVDMQGEWAASSIRSFRNFRATVAECVDTGRFGEVDVTALVFGLWSQLHGLVHLMATGQVAALSQGADIDRLVAEIIEFSLRPGAGPGKSQPR; encoded by the coding sequence ATGAGCACCAGAAAACGACGGGAGCGGGACCGGGAAGCCATGCGGCGGCGCATCCTGGATGCAGCCAAGCAGCTTTTCTTGCGCGAGGGATTCGACAACGTGTCCATGCGCCGGATCGCTTCCAGAATCGAGTACAGCCCGGCCGCATTGTATCGCTATTTCAAGAATAAGCGGGAGATCTTATCCGTGCTGCGCGAGGAGGGATTCGTCCGCCTCGTGGCCCAGCAGGAGGCGTCCCGGCAGGCCTGTCCCGATCCCCTGGAGCGATTGCGCACGGGCATGACCAAGTACATCCGCTTCGCCCTTGCGGAGCCGGACCGTTACCAGCTCATGTTCAGCTTCGATTGCGGTCAGGTGGACATGCAGGGGGAATGGGCGGCCAGTTCCATCCGGTCCTTCCGGAACTTCCGGGCGACGGTGGCCGAATGCGTGGACACGGGCCGGTTCGGCGAGGTGGACGTGACCGCCCTGGTCTTCGGCCTCTGGTCCCAGCTTCACGGGCTGGTCCATCTCATGGCCACAGGCCAGGTGGCGGCCCTGAGCCAAGGCGCCGACATTGACCGGCTGGTGGCCGAAATTATCGAATTCAGCCTGCGTCCGGGGGCCGGGCCGGGAAAATCGCAGCCGCGATAG
- the phnE gene encoding phosphonate ABC transporter, permease protein PhnE → MRKLALGGLAAIILAVLVASYISTDIDPFKLYSKRQNAFEYLFGRQLSEADNQAAMEQAKRLPAIIAFEESYQAVKAEYAATGKTLDPVAMQREARKRADARMKAMTPAERDRIVHSEFDRIADEKSGGYFPPETAWPHLLEYSKALIETVAIAIWGTLIAFIAAIPMAMFAASNTLELMVQGDGLHQRIIRWFGQFAARRVLDFCRGFNEFVMALIFVAVIGLGPYAGVLALAIHTFGILGKVFSEAIEQIEPGQVEAVTASGAGPAQIMAFSVIPQVMPLVVSYTLLRFESNVRSATILGFVGAGGIGFLMFDKINGYLYREVCTMMIMVIVSVTVIDYFCGILRRRFV, encoded by the coding sequence ATGCGGAAGCTCGCCCTGGGGGGCTTGGCGGCCATCATCCTGGCCGTGCTCGTGGCCTCCTACATCTCCACGGACATCGACCCGTTCAAGCTCTACAGCAAACGGCAGAACGCCTTTGAATACCTCTTCGGCAGGCAGCTCTCCGAAGCGGACAACCAGGCGGCCATGGAACAGGCGAAACGGCTGCCCGCCATCATCGCCTTCGAGGAGTCCTACCAGGCCGTCAAGGCGGAATACGCCGCCACCGGCAAGACACTGGACCCGGTGGCCATGCAGCGCGAGGCCCGCAAGCGCGCCGACGCCCGCATGAAGGCCATGACCCCGGCCGAACGCGACCGGATCGTGCACAGCGAATTCGACCGCATCGCCGACGAGAAATCCGGCGGCTACTTCCCGCCCGAAACGGCCTGGCCGCACCTCCTGGAGTACTCAAAGGCGCTCATCGAGACCGTGGCCATCGCCATCTGGGGCACGCTCATCGCCTTTATCGCGGCCATCCCCATGGCCATGTTCGCGGCCAGCAACACGCTGGAGCTGATGGTCCAAGGCGACGGTCTGCACCAGCGCATCATCCGCTGGTTCGGCCAGTTCGCGGCCCGGCGCGTGCTCGACTTCTGCCGCGGTTTCAACGAATTCGTCATGGCGCTCATCTTCGTGGCCGTCATCGGCCTGGGGCCCTACGCGGGCGTCCTGGCCCTGGCCATCCACACCTTCGGCATCCTGGGCAAGGTCTTTTCCGAGGCCATCGAACAAATCGAACCGGGCCAGGTGGAGGCCGTCACCGCCTCCGGCGCGGGCCCGGCCCAGATCATGGCCTTCTCGGTCATCCCGCAGGTCATGCCGCTGGTGGTCAGCTACACCCTGCTGCGCTTCGAATCCAACGTCCGCTCGGCCACCATTCTCGGCTTCGTGGGCGCGGGCGGCATCGGCTTCCTCATGTTCGACAAGATCAACGGCTACCTCTACCGCGAAGTCTGCACCATGATGATCATGGTCATCGTCTCCGTGACCGTCATCGACTACTTCTGCGGCATCCTGCGCCGCCGGTTCGTATAA